A window of Gossypium raimondii isolate GPD5lz chromosome 7, ASM2569854v1, whole genome shotgun sequence genomic DNA:
aaaaaggcacctttaatttttgaatccttgttcttctttttttgaatctgttcttttatttttaaaaaaatccccaTTACAAATCTGTTctctttggctttttatagccagtATTACAtgttatttcatattatttctcTGCGTGTTCTTCTTCCTTTTGCAGGTGGGGTAGCGGTGGCAGGCGGTCAAAGGTTAGGTGGTGGCTGGCCTAGGGTGCGGCGCATAAGGGCTAGGGTTGCTGTTTCTGTTTTGtattttgggccatttgggccatTAAGGTTTAGTTTAGTTGGgcttaaattttgggtttaggttTGGGTTGGTTTAGGTTAGTTTTTGGGCCAACAGATTTGGGTTTGTAATACTTggactgttttgttattttggattttgggtCTCAATTTTGGGCTCGGGCATAAATGGGTTATTAAAACATTCCTAGGTTGTTTCCAATCGAATGCCACCTCAATCTTTCTAGGATCAACTTGGATCCCCTTAGCAAAAACCACGTGCCCAAAAAATATTACCTCTCGCATTTAGAATTAACACTTACTCAACTTAAGGTAGAGCTGTTTCTCTTGAAGTATCTAAAGCACTACTCTTAGATACTCATTATGCTCATTGTCAGTCTTAGAGTACCCCAAAATATCATCGATAAAGACTACGACAAACTGATTCAGATACGGTTGAAAAACCCgattcatcagatccatgaatgcAGCTGGAGTATTTGTCAATCTAAAGAGCATTATTAGGAtctcgtagtgaccataacgagttCTAAAAGCCATCTTATTAATATCAACCTCCTTAACCCTAAGCTGATGATACCTAGAGCAGATATCTATCTTCGAGAATATCGAAGCCTCacgaaactgatcaaacaaatcatcgatCCTTGAAAGTGAGTATTTATTCTTCACAGTCAACTTATTCAACTGCCGGTAGTTGATACACATCCTCATGCTACCGTCCTTTTTCTATACAAACAAAATCGGTGCCCCTCACGAAGACACACTGGGATGGATGAATCCATGATCTAAAAGCTCTTGAAGCTGAGCCTTAAGCTCCATAAGCTCTTTCGGTGCCATTCGATAAGAAGTAATAGACACCAGAGCTGTACCCGGTAGAAGCTCAAtgccaaactcaacttctctattTGAAGGTAAACCCGATAGCTCATCAAGAAATACATCTAGAAATTAGTAGTACATTCTTATACAGTCTATTAACTAGAATAGATTGACATAACAGACTTAGTACAAAAATCTCACTTGAAGTACTCTCAACCACAATACCCAAGTTTTCAGAAACAAAACTAGCTACGTATGAGTGTGTTGACCCTATGTCTATCAAAGCAGTAGAATGggcataaaaaataaagaatgtacTCGTAATCACATCAGTGGCATCTAAGTCCTCACGGCGTCGAGTAGCATAAACCAGTGCAGGCTGCTTCGCCTCAATCTGATTAGCATCTCTACCCAGTGCTCTCCGTCTTCTACCGTACCATTACTACCCCTAGCCAGACCACGACCCTTAGGTGGCTACTGTACTGCCCTCTGAGGCTAAACAAAACTCGGTCCCGTAGCTTGTATTTAACTAGCACAATATGGACACTCTCTAAATAGGTGCTTCAATAACCCACATTGCAGACAAGCCCCTAATCTCCTCCAACACTCGCTCGGATGGCGCCTACCACAATCACTGCATGGCTGAACCCTAGTAGCAATTGAGACCCCCATTCTAGAAGGCCTATCAGTTCTGGTCTGTTTCTTAAGCTTCTGAGCAGAACTAGAGGGCTCTGAATTCCTCTTATTCTTACCTCTCTATCGGTCTCTATTCTGGCGCTCTACGCACTTAACCTATTTGGTGATCTTCACCTTATCCACTAGAGCAACAAATTCTCGCTCCTTCTGCAGAGCTATCAATACCCTCAAACTGTCCCTCAAGCCGTCTTCAAAGCGGACACATTTCTCATACTCGGATGCCACCATGCCTCGAGTGTAGCGGCTTAGTCTCAGAAATTCGGCCTCATAATCGGTTACAGTTCTATCGCCTTGTGCAAGATTCATGAAATCATGTTTACGAGCATTTATATAGCTTACGCTCACATACTTCCTCTAGAAGGCAGGCTTGAAATAGTCTCAATTAAGATGATCTGGttgagtaccctcctcaaccGATAACCACTACTGATATGCCTCATCGCGAAGCAAAGATACTGCACCCTTTAGTTTCTGCTCAGAAGTGCAGTTTATGTCATTCATTATCCTCTCGGTGCCCTCCAACTAGTATTCGGCCACGATAGGGGCGACTCCAGTGACACTCCTAAACAGTTCAGCTCCATTGGACCGGAGTCGCTCAGTTACTGACCCACAATCCCTAGATCCAGAATGGGGTCCAACGATCCTGTCCAACACTCTCAGCATATGGGACAATGTGTCGTCCCCGACCGAGTGACTTTGAGACCCAGTCTCGAAAGTAGGTGAAACTGGTGTCTAGCTCGTATCCAGATTTGGCATATTGCCCAAAGAAAAAGACTCAGCTTGAGTCCCCCTACGGCACCTGCCGCGCCCGCGAAAATTACGATCGCGAGTTCCACGAACGctcattatttttcaaattttatctacattacgaaattttattcattagtttttattaGCAAATGTTTTATGCTTCAGATATTGATCagaatttttagaaatattttagaaGTCTCAGTTTCTAACTAAATCAGTATAGTTTCAAACAATTCTAGCTATAGTATTTCTAAGTTCAAAAGTACTTACAGGATTGGCgtcggagactcggtgtaccataTACTTTactcataaaaataaacttgtttaaaaactgtttcttttaaaaatcaaattttgaactcaaaattCACAGTTTTGTAACCTGactttgataccaataaatgtaacaccccaaacccggcctaaacgttatggctgaatctgggaGTGTTATGATGAAAGGTTTTAAAGCACATCCTTTACGTTAAAAATTTACGTATTATTTGTTACAAAAAAGAATCCACGTTTTTGGAAAATCTcgttttatattctttattacaaccattattgttgttttaaaaaGTTAGCAAAAACTTTACAGCGAAAGTTTGAAAATCGTTTTAGTCGAAACCAtgctcgtgttttcaaaaaaacatttGATCACGTAAACCAAAATTTTGTCAAACCATCGTAGTTTAGAAATCATAAACCCATCCAAACCAAAAATTCCAAACAAACAGTCCAAAAGTCCAGAgagtccaaaaattacaaaaatctctcaaaaaccaaaaatttaagtaaaaccactagataataaataataaaataataattttccgactagtggtcaccgctgagcTTCTGTCGTACGGACTCACTTATgactgaggattacctgaacagacagacaaacagatgtgagttttcgtaaacttaATGTGTAACCCAAGAGAGATAGTCATgcaaataaacacaaaattctcgtATGCAGGATAAATACAAATTCGAACTTAAGTCCTTACAGGAACAAATGGCAGAATCAAATAATTAGAACAaatatacagaatcctacctctacacaccatctccgaccatcccatcacaccatgtggggtataAAACGCTCATCCATCcatacacaccatatagtgtcaaTACAATACATAATAGAGTAGTATGCAACCAAGCTGCTAGAAAATAGGCGAAAGGTTGTCGTACAGAACATTTCCTCCACATATACGAATCCCACCCCATATGTAGATACAGAAATCAAATAACagataaacataaataacatgCCTCACATGCTCGTGTACAGATATCCTACATGCTTATATAGTACAATCAAACATACATATCAGTTTTCTTACTCATATAAGTCTATCAGAATTACCGATCTCATAcaatagggtttggttagcccttccCAACCCTACGAAAAGCTCATAGTCGATTGGAACGACTCATGCGGCACTGgggaaaaatttcaaaattttgggcccacatacctgtgtggcccacacacgCAAATTAgccttgcccgtgtggcccacatggcttGGCCCAAGacctacacgcccgtgtgacccacacgcCCAATTTGGCCAAGCTCGTGTGGCCCATACAATCACACACTCGcctgtcacacggtcgtgtgtcgcACACGGCTGGGCATATGCCCGTATGGCATCGATTGGCCCAATTTTTAGCTTTCACCGAACTTCGTTTTCTAGTGTGttcgttacacacctggttcAGTTTACAACTAAAGGATAACCACCGATATCACGGATTAAGCTGTCGGAGTGCCTACTTCACAACCTACTCCTAAACGCAGAACCCACAATTAAAGGATACAAAACAACATTGTTAGCATCCCAAAACTACTAAATGTTTAAAGGCAAGCGAAGATATACTTACCAAGTCGATTAAAGAACCCGAAAGCCAAGTAGTAACAATTGAACAAATGATTCGCCAACAAAATCAACAGAAGAATGAAGGAGGATTTTTGCAAAGAATTAAAAACGTtaggaaaggaaaagaagaatgaactgagagaaaaaagaaatgtaaaaaaagaaaagaaaaaggaaggaatatattatttttatttttgggaaaagaagataaaattaaaataaaataaaaaatctaatctACAATATCTCAACTTCCCCCTATTATCCTACTAACTCACAACTACCTTAGAATTTTAACTCCACCCAGACTTTCTCAGACAACCGGAGCAAAAGTTATCACCCACGCTTTACATAAGGATTTGAACATAAGACCTCTAACAAACTAACTCATTACCATTCAAACCAGTAAGTTCATTTTGGTATAAGTTTACCAAAAGCATAACATAATCCCACCTAAGAAGGATAAGATTAAgacaaaaaataccaaaattttccaaaagtgAAACCTGAACCCAAGACTACAAACACACATCTAAaacacttagccattaaagcatatacatatttgtgccatttttcacaaaaacaaaattaaataatcggGGCGTTACATTATCTAAATCTcactaactaataatattattaatatattataatttttaatttgaaaataaaaaccctaaatctcaaatATTGTCataaatgtataataatttcttttttttataacatttaaaattttaacaaataaatgaagCTATTGTTAAAAGGATTGAttgcttttttttctcttttctttttaaagaacaatatatatatattgtttttaagaataaaaattccACGTAGCCTTAATCACAAATCAGAATCATCAAAGTCAATCGTCAAGTATCCTAcgttatatttataaaactcaAGCAAGTTTTTGGTATTCCAAAGTGTGGAAATTCAACAAAAGGATATGCTAAATGGTCATTTTGCTTTTTTATATGATTACATCATATAGCTAACTTTAACTTTTGTTTgtgattcatttttaattaatgattctaAAGTGTATCCTTCCTCTTAAAATTCCCAATTCGAAATCATTTATATAACCATGATTTTAAAAAGCATAACTTTtagatattaataaaatttcgtcatattattaaattttaaggatATCAAATTATTATCATACATCCAACTTACTCTTCAActctagttttttttctttaaaaaaacataagtagttaaaatataaaaacaaataacatagaattttaaaatatacacaATTCTTGTTAATGAAGATTCAATGCagtatatttttacttttcaacaATGTATAATACAAAATagtaaacaatttaaaatggaaaaaaagaaagaaaaaatccaCTGTAGAggctaattttttaaaaaatggttgtataagaataaaaaaattaacttttgaaaaaaataaaacgattaaaaattaaaagaagaaaaggcgtttatttataatttaaaaattaattattttaagtaacttaattaaagttaaataaagTTGGAGAAGATAATAGATATGGATGGATGCacaataaagttaaaaaatttgatgACGTGGTGAAACCTTATTGATGCTTAAAACTAGTTTTAGAATGactctaatataatttattaaagaatcAAGTCTTGagtctttcattttttatatataaaattttattttaaaaatcggGTTTTATCAATAAGCGGGGTATAATGGTAAGCTTAGGAGAGAATGGCGGGAGGgttgtaattttactattatattaactaataattttataaaatttaaaaggagtAAAAGGCATATTTACTATTTTTCGGAAGGCCCTTCTTATGTATGGTAATGGAGagataaagaaaatattatggAGAGTGACATaggattaatatttataaaccagaaaagtaatataaaaatgtagtatttaaaaaaagtatgttGTACTAACTtgaaaatatagatataaaaatattgtcGTACGAAAACCTATAATAATAGAAGAGACACAACTTGGCAAGAAAGGccgaaaattcaaattattagtAGCTATGACATTGTAAGAGGATATAAATGTGCATggagcttttttatttttttattgcaaTCTCCTTTGATTTCTCTAAGCATTGACCTCAAATATACATCTATGTCTTAGACTCCTAGCTAGTACTATTATCCAACCCCAAAAAAGGGATAACATACATTCTCTTTTTATTCACAATAAATTATCTAAAGGAATTATTAGGAGTGAGGGATGGGGTAACACTATTTAAAATTGTGTTAAATGAGAGTCTATACAAATTTTAACCACTGCttctcaaaaataattattataaataaaattattttgttaattagaTATCGGTTATATTGGTAAGGTTGAAAATCTTCAACATCTCTGAAGCTAACATCAATTCTTAGAAGAGcgattcttgtttttttttttttaaattacccATTTAACcttctaatatattttttaaattggattGACATCTTGTTGATTCTTAACACCAactgatataaaaatatacatataaattaattttaaaaagaagaaacagTTTATATAAATGtgttcaaaatagaaaaaaaataaaaataagaaacttTATGTACATGTAACATGTATTTATATTGTTGATAAAATCAAGTTCACACGAGGGTGCTAAAAGCTGCTAATGTAGTCTTCAAGGGAGCCACAAGAGTCTAATGATATTTGGATAGAGTTTTGGTAGAGGAAGATAGTCTAAATGCCTCTacagagaaaaaagaaagacatGACACGAAGAGGCATAGCTAATGGGGCAAGCAGGGGCCTTGGTCCCTTTGACTAAAtggaaaagttgttttatacctcctcctaaaattaaaataatttagtcctttttaatctttgattttatgaaaagaaaattaatattaatccttttaaaaaattaataatttaatttaagtattttcaatagaatttttttttacccctcattttataatcttattttgACTTGCCTGTACAAAATTTACGGCTTCCAAGCAAGTGTTCTGCATTAGTAGAGCCATGGAATGCCCTATTTAAATGTGATTGGGGATTACCTGACTTTATGTAAAGTCGGCAATAAGGTGATGGGGAACTTTATTAGATGTCGTGAGAGtaatttttgagtaatttttgagtaatttttGACACGATTGTACATATTACAGACATGCAAGTATTTTGATTGAGCACTCTTTAATCGAGCGATTGAGAGATAGGCAAAacaagaatatatatttttactctaAACCTTACATCCTAACAACAATTAAGACaggtaaaaatgtcaaaaccatgattaataaaatagttaCTATACACAGAGGTACTTGAACTTGGCAACTTGTACTTacttggtacctaaacttttttttttacctaattgATACCTGAACTTGAAAACGGCAAACCAACTTGGTACTTTTTTTAGGTACCAAACTAACTTtgttaatttatcattttcaaccAACCATATTACACCACGTATATTAAGAAACCAATCATATTAAGCCATGtgtattaacaaaaatatataatataatttttaattttcttttatttttattataaaaaacttttaattaattaacaaatattctCTCTCCAAACTCGTTTCGTCTTCTCCAATTTTCAACCAAAAACCAAAGTTTTAGAATCCAGTAACCCAAAATCAATATCCAAAGATGTATAGTGAATTGTAGGCAAAATACTGATTAGGGAAGCTGGTGGAAGTTTGTATGTAAATAGGCGCAAATTCTGCCGATTAATAAGTTTCAACAATCGATGGTGGTGTGGATAAAATACCCATCGACAATATTCACTATAATTAATGGTTGGCCacagtaaaatattaaataaataaacgcTAGATTTAAACCATTAGGTCCTTGCAACTTATTTAGATGCATCAAGAACACCACATTTTTCGAACACCTCCAACAACATATCATTATCCAAATTAGAACCCTTTTTCTGTATCAGCCGAATGATCAGTTCATGGTTCGCCTCATCTTTTCAAAGTAATCTCTCACAATCCGATGCATGTCTTCCTTATCACACACCAAAACTCCATTTTCATTGAATAGTGTACCAATCATATTATTCCTCTTTGCGCATTAGCAAAAGcatggaaaattttagaaagtgAGTCTCCTGCTTGT
This region includes:
- the LOC105761512 gene encoding uncharacterized protein LOC105761512, whose translation is MNDINCTSEQKLKGAVSLLRDERKYVSVSYINARKHDFMNLAQGDRTVTDYEAEFLRLSRYTRGMVASEYEKCVRFEDGLRDSLRVLIALQKEREFVALVDKKLKKQTRTDRPSRMGVSIATRVQPCSDCGRRHPSECWRRLGACLQYVFLDELSGLPSNREVEFGIELLPGTALVSITSYRMAPKELMELKAQLQELLDHGFIHPSVSS